In Niveispirillum cyanobacteriorum, the following proteins share a genomic window:
- a CDS encoding pentapeptide repeat-containing protein, with protein sequence MGGEIGRGPDRSRISVAELQGVMGRHQAFLRRQAGGARANLKLRDLSHMDLSGFDLSDADLSGAKLFGTRLEGANLSGATLYAADLRLANMEGADLRKADLRGACLRGAVLTEAILSDSDLRDGTIMHVRKNGDIAAHEFETVSVNTELSVATIRAADLSRAKISNAFVMQTDLTDAILRGTKFVRANLSNSNLTGCDLTGADLREANLSGARLSGANLTGAELNATRFLGADLIGVIMDDVTRRAANLDGAILSRELSSDGRPLEQILADHRVWVDSQGRDGIRADLSGVDLSGRDLSGQTLSAALLHRTMLRGADLSGATLAMADLSLADLRDADLTAADMRGASLERATCSGAVLVRADLGPVQIQSNATRLWPANLNRVRFDGADLGAANLRKAKATQAVFIRASLIRTDMGGAELISADMSGAVCTQLALDGANTTDLRHVGARDLILPELDDL encoded by the coding sequence ATGGGCGGCGAGATCGGGCGGGGCCCGGACCGGTCGCGGATCAGTGTTGCGGAATTGCAGGGCGTGATGGGCCGACATCAGGCCTTTCTGCGCCGGCAGGCCGGGGGTGCGCGCGCCAACCTGAAACTGCGCGACCTGTCACACATGGACCTGTCGGGGTTCGACCTGTCGGATGCCGACCTGTCGGGGGCCAAGCTGTTTGGCACGCGGCTGGAGGGGGCGAACCTGTCGGGCGCCACGCTTTATGCCGCCGATTTGCGTCTGGCCAATATGGAAGGAGCGGACCTGCGCAAGGCCGATCTGCGCGGCGCCTGCCTGCGCGGGGCCGTCCTGACCGAGGCCATCCTGTCCGACAGCGACCTGCGCGATGGCACCATCATGCATGTGCGCAAGAATGGCGACATCGCAGCGCATGAGTTTGAGACGGTGTCGGTGAATACCGAACTGTCGGTCGCCACCATCCGGGCTGCCGACCTGTCGCGGGCCAAAATCTCCAACGCATTCGTCATGCAGACTGACCTGACGGATGCCATCCTGCGTGGGACCAAGTTCGTGCGCGCCAACCTGTCCAACTCCAACCTAACGGGCTGTGACCTGACGGGTGCCGATCTGCGGGAGGCGAACCTGTCGGGGGCCAGGTTGTCGGGGGCCAACCTGACGGGTGCAGAGTTGAATGCTACACGGTTCCTGGGCGCGGATCTGATCGGCGTCATCATGGATGATGTGACGCGCCGCGCCGCCAATCTGGACGGGGCAATCCTGTCGCGTGAACTGTCCAGCGATGGACGGCCCTTGGAACAGATACTGGCCGATCACCGCGTCTGGGTGGACAGCCAGGGACGTGACGGCATCCGGGCCGACCTGTCGGGTGTGGACCTGTCGGGCCGTGATCTGTCGGGGCAGACATTGTCGGCGGCCTTGCTGCACCGGACCATGCTGCGCGGGGCTGACCTTTCGGGTGCCACGCTGGCCATGGCCGACCTGTCGCTGGCTGACCTGCGTGATGCAGACCTGACCGCCGCCGATATGCGCGGCGCCAGCCTGGAACGGGCCACCTGTTCGGGGGCCGTCCTGGTGCGGGCCGACCTGGGGCCGGTACAGATACAAAGCAATGCCACAAGGCTATGGCCTGCCAATCTGAACCGTGTGCGCTTCGACGGAGCCGACCTGGGGGCCGCGAACCTGCGCAAGGCCAAGGCGACGCAGGCTGTCTTCATCCGGGCTAGCCTGATCCGGACCGACATGGGCGGTGCGGAATTGATCAGCGCCGATATGTCGGGGGCGGTCTGCACCCAACTGGCGCTGGACGGGGCCAACACCACCGATCTGCGCCATGTCGGGGCTAGGGACCTGATCCTGCCGGAACTGGACGATCTATAA
- the mdh gene encoding malate dehydrogenase, with translation MARKKIALIGAGQIGGTLALLAGQKELGDIILLDIPDFAGVAKGKALDIAELSPVAGFDAGYSGTSDYADIAGADVVIITAGVPRKPGMSRDDLVGINAKVIKAVAAGVKEHAPNAFVIVITNPLDAMVGLFQEVSGLPAEKVVGMAGVLDSARFRWFLAEEFGVSVEDVTAFVLGGHGDTMVPSVRYSTVAGIPLPDLVKMGWTTQEKLDKIVQRTRDGGAEIVGLLKTGSAFYAPAASAIAMAESFLRDKKRVLPVAAKLTGQYGVDGLYIGVPTIIGAKGVEKIIEIDLSADEKANFDKSVDAVKVLVDVTKKVSAEG, from the coding sequence ATGGCACGCAAGAAGATCGCGCTGATCGGCGCCGGCCAGATCGGTGGCACGCTGGCCCTGCTGGCCGGCCAGAAGGAGCTGGGTGATATCATCCTGCTCGACATCCCCGACTTCGCGGGCGTTGCCAAGGGCAAGGCGCTGGACATCGCCGAGCTGTCGCCGGTCGCCGGTTTCGACGCCGGTTACTCGGGCACCTCCGACTATGCCGACATCGCCGGCGCCGACGTAGTGATCATCACCGCTGGCGTGCCGCGCAAGCCGGGCATGAGCCGCGACGACCTGGTCGGCATCAACGCCAAGGTCATCAAGGCCGTGGCGGCCGGCGTCAAGGAACACGCCCCGAACGCCTTCGTCATCGTCATTACCAACCCGCTGGACGCCATGGTTGGCCTGTTCCAGGAAGTGTCGGGCCTACCCGCCGAAAAGGTGGTTGGCATGGCCGGCGTTCTGGACAGCGCCCGCTTCCGCTGGTTCCTGGCCGAAGAATTCGGCGTGTCGGTCGAAGACGTCACGGCCTTCGTGCTAGGCGGTCATGGCGACACCATGGTGCCGTCGGTCCGTTACTCCACCGTCGCCGGCATCCCGCTGCCCGATCTGGTGAAGATGGGCTGGACCACGCAGGAGAAGCTGGACAAGATCGTTCAGCGCACCCGTGACGGCGGTGCGGAGATCGTCGGCCTGCTGAAGACCGGCTCCGCCTTCTACGCCCCGGCTGCTTCCGCCATCGCCATGGCCGAAAGCTTCCTGCGCGACAAGAAGCGCGTTCTGCCCGTCGCTGCCAAGCTGACCGGTCAGTATGGCGTGGACGGTCTCTATATCGGCGTGCCGACCATCATCGGTGCCAAGGGCGTGGAGAAGATCATCGAGATCGACCTGTCCGCCGACGAGAAGGCCAATTTCGACAAGTCGGTCGACGCCGTTAAGGTTCTGGTCGACGTGACCAAGAAGGTTTCGGCGGAAGGCTGA